A genomic stretch from Oryzias latipes chromosome 24, ASM223467v1 includes:
- the LOC101169161 gene encoding uncharacterized protein LOC101169161 isoform X2, whose translation MAAIDLELGLELSGRRWGQERPEMLDSFDLEMQEWEDQLQDIQRKIEELYNEVQTRRGVNDINDNQKNGVPLECGAGHQDKGLYLTDHRSKNHPEDIILTHFESDSCNYAANGYGYRGNHQNGHCHADGVSEIGDLLQDYLENGRQMSRKNNGARHVHFSDTIKVSQDISTCQGRNRHGNQRFGQEPFLGNFEETENRKNRVSPIRNSPCRETFVNKESTGAKPPLGQRDSPIAQTQLPVGTTESPSVDRKAFGPGVLGDRKGSSPSVLRKFGAMLQENEGKTLTEAGLVTHHGPAPEAKCPASCCHRRALGAAGVLGRTPVRLPNPKFQADSNTLTAEIASSQQSDLVLSCSCQHYKDQRGGFSGLAGSPLGTQQPQRRPQVPGSPKLRPRANSSGGPVQVDKAWKPTVQHLESKVDYRVSSSSNGPQTLQKKLPDCSHVRDEGLIELLDMLEIQHNYSSNPKTRYTCLQQEPHQESQDISIKPKKSFSRPARPANQRPPSRWASRPLNSMNTPSSPIYRSPSPLTRPPSPMARTPSPAQKRRPLVSYKTQTETVIM comes from the exons ATGGCAGCCATTGATCTGGAGCTTGGGCTAGAGCTCAGCGGCCGCAGGTGGGGGCAGGAGAGGCCAGAGATGTTGGATAGTTTCGACCTGGAGATGCAGGAGTGGGAGGATCAGCTGCAGGACATTCAGAGAAAAATCGAAGAG ctCTACAATGAAGTCCAGACCCGCAGAGGAGTTAATGACATCAACGACAACCAGAAAAATGGCGTCCCATTAGAATGTGGGGCAGGGCACCAAGACAAAGGACTTTATCTGACGGATCACCGCAGTAAAAATCACCCAGAAGACATTATCCTGACACACTTCGAAAGCGACAGCTGTAACTATGCCGCCAATGGCTATGGTTACCGTGGAAACCATCAGAATGGCCACTGTCACGCCGATGGGGTCTCAGAGATCGGTGATTTGCTCCAAGATTATTTGGAGAATGGAAGGCAGATGAGTCGAAAGAACAATGGAGCTCGCCATGTA CACTTCAGTGACACAATCAAGGTGAGCCAGGACATCTCTACCTGTCAGGGCAGGAACAGACATGGAAATCAAAG GTTTGGACAAGAACCGTTTTTGGGAAACTTTGAGGAAACTGAAAACAGGAAGAATCGAGTGTCTCCCATAAGGAATTCCCCTTGCAGAGAGACCTTCGTCAACAAAGAAAGCACAGGTGCCAAACCTCCTCTTGGGCAAAGGGACAGTCCTATTGCACAAACACAGCTCCCAGTCGGCACAACCGAGTCTCCGTCTGTGGACAGGAAGGCCTTCGGTCCAGGGGTTCTTGGAGACAGGAAGGGCAGCAGCCCCTCTGTTCTCCGGAAGTTTGGAGCCATGCTTCAGGAGAATGAGGGGAAAACGCTTACTGAAGCAGGGCTGGTGACCCATCATGGACCGGCTCCAGAGGCAAAGTGCCCCGCTTCTTGCTGTCATCGCAGAGCTTTGGGAGCAGCTGGAGTATTAGGCAGGACGCCCGTGCGTTTGCCTAACCCAAAATTCCAAGCAGATTCCAACACACTGACAGCAGAGATAGCCTCCAGCCAACAATCCGATTTAGTATTAAGCTGCAGTTGCCAACACTACAAGGATCAGAGAGGAGGCTTTAGTGGTCTAGCAGGGTCTCCACTTGGTACCCAGCAGCCCCAGAGGCGACCACAGGTTCCAGGAAGCCCAAAGCTCAGACCCAGGGCCAATAGTAGTGGAGGACCAGTTCAAGTAGATAAAGCCTGGAAGCCTACAGTCCAACACCTTGAGTCCAAAGTGGACTACAGAGTCTCAAGTTCTTCAAATGGGCCTCAAACGCTCCAAAAGAAGTTGCCAGATTGTAGCCATGTGAGGGATGAAGGACTTATTGAACTGCTTGACATGCTAGAGATCCAACACAACTACAGCTCCAATCCCAAAACCAGATACACGTGTCTTCAGCAGGAACCACATCAG GAAAGCCAAGACATTTCAATCAAACCCAAGAAGAGCTTCTCTCGTCCTGCACGTCCGGCCAACCAGCGACCGCCATCTAGATGGGCAAGCCGCCCCCTCAACTCTATGAACACCCCATCTAGTCCGATCTACCGCTCTCCAAGTCCATTGACTCGGCCACCTAGTCCCATGGCCAGAACCCCGAGTCCTGCACAGAAGCGCCGGCCTCTTGTCTCCTACAAGACACAGACTGAGACTGTCATTATGTGA
- the LOC101169161 gene encoding protein SOGA3 isoform X1 codes for MQSQSESMDAEPDARGEPQPAAEAAEAGSGIQEDQALEEEMERLLEENEDLKCEIEEMRTEMEEMRDTFYEEDTCQLQEMRRELERANKNCRILHYRLRKAERKRLRYAQTGEIDEELFRCLEQDLKVAKDVSVRLHNELEKVEEKRTKTEEENEKLRQRLIEVEVTKQALQNELDKTKESQKRRGSKDVQKTDKRAAQTPTEEDNDDLKCQLAFTKEEAVLMRKKAAQIDKEKDRLEQELQKYRSFYGELDSSHPKGEAGGPPTTRESELKLRLRLVEEEANILGRKIVELEVENRGLRAELDDLRGEGEGSGSSGCGAMGGQSAGRSLGDDLTELRQQLQLVEDEAELLRRNLADVEEQNKRVTSELNKLRFKAGTHEGGARHGGGVTGGGAADGGKTEVLQEELKAARHQINDLSGKVMQLQYENRVLLSNMQRYDLASHLSLRPSPRDSDAESDAGGATSGRRESDEDSTSSRLLPPHRKREGPVGGESDSDEVRNNNGSSRCMTPTRGLYTPTGPEGAASSALGRFLPGGRCSLRERQQMIDIRVEAERLIRTIDRLIADTAAFISEARVYVSNGDLMFGRAAEDGAEDDGSRIREHELLYRINAQMKAFRKELQGFIDRLEVPRLEDREAEEPLSMFQPIILLILILVLFSSLSYATIFKLVFLFTLFFVL; via the exons ATGCAAAGTCAATCAGAGAGCATGGACGCTGAACCGGACGCACGAGGAGAGCCACAGCCGGCGGCTGAAGCGGCAGAGGCGGGGTCGGGGATCCAGGAGGACCAGGCCCTGGAAGAGGAGATGGAGAGGCTGCTGGAAGAAAACGAGGATCTGAAG TGCGAAATTGAAGAGATGAGGACTGAGATGGAGGAGATGCGAGACACCTTCTATGAGGAAGACACCTGCCAGCTGCAGGAGATGAGACGAGAGTTGGAGAGAGCCAATAAGAACTGCCGGATCCTGCACTACCGACTGCGCAAGGCGGAGAGGAAGAGGCTGCGTTACGCACAGACTGGAGAGATCGATGAAGAGCTGTTCAGGTGTCTGGAGCAGGACCTGAAG GTGGCCAAAGATGTGTCTGTGCGGCTGCACAACGAGCTGGAAAAAGTGGAGGAGAAACGCACAAAGACAGAAGAGGAGAATGAAAAGCTGAGGCAGAGACTCATCGAGGTGGAAGTGACCAAACAAGCTCTGCAGAATGAGCTGGACAAAACCAAAGAG TCACAAAAAAGAAGAGGGAGCAAAGACGTCCAGAAGACTGACAAGAGGGCAGCACAGACTCCCACGGAG GAGGACAATGATGACCTGAAGTGCCAGCTGGCTTTCACCAAAGAGGAGGCAGTGCTCATGAGAAAGAAAGCGGCCCAGATTGACAAGGAGAAGGATCGATTGGAACAGGAGTTACAGAAGTATCGTTCTTTCTATGGAGAACTGGACAGCTCCCATCCTAAAGGGGAGGCTGGGGGGCCACCCACCACCCGAGAATCAGAACTGAAGCTGCGCCTTCgtctggtggaggaggaggccaACATTTTGGGGAGAAAGATAGTTGAGTTAGAG gTGGAGAACCGGGGCCTCAGAGCTGAGCTGGATGACCTCCGGGGTGAAGGAGAGGGCTCCGGAAGCTCCGGGTGCGGGGCGATGGGTGGGCAGAGCGCCGGGCGCAGCCTCGGAGATGATCTAACGGAACTCcgacagcagctgcagctggtgGAAGACGAGGCCGAGCTTCTGAGGAGGAACCTTGCAGATGTTGAGGAGCAGAACAAGAGGGTGACCTCTGAGCTGAACAAGTTGCGCTTCAAGGCTGGTACTCATGAGGGAGGTGCAAGGCATGGAGGAGGAGTCACAGGAGGTGGAGCAGCTGATGgaggaaaaacagaagttttacAGGAGGAGCTGAAAGCTGCAAGGCACCAGATTAATGATCTCAGCGGGAAG GTGATGCAGCTGCAGTACGAGAACCGTGTTCTCCTCTCCAACATGCAGCGCTACGATCTGGCCTCCCACCTCTCCTTGAGACCGAGTCCCCGGGACAGCGATGCAGAGAGTGATGCCGGTGGTGCCACAAGCGGCCGCCGTGAGAGCGACGAGGACTCCACCTCCTCCCGCCTGCTCCCACCTCACCGTAAACGAGAGGGCCCCGTGGGTGGGGAGAGTGACTCGGACGAAGTCAGGAACAACAACGGCAGCAGCCGATGCATGACGCCCACGAGGGGGCTCTACACCCCCACCGGGCCAGAGGGCGCCGCCTCCTCCGCCTTGGGGAGATTCCTGCCCGGTGGCCGCTGCAGCCTCCGTGAAAGACAGCAGATGATAGACATCCGTGTGGAAGCGGAGAGGCTGATCCGAACCATCGACAGGCTCATCGCCGACACCGCCGCCTTCATCTCGGAGGCGAGGGTCTACGTCTCAAATGGTGACCTAATGTTCGGGAGGGCGGCAGAGGACGGTGCAGAGGATGATGGGAGCAGGATCAGAGAACATGAACTGCTGTACCGCATCAACGCTCAGATGAAAGCCTTCCGAAAAGAACTGCAGGGTTTCATAGACAGACTGGAGGTGCCCAGGCTCGAGGACAGAGAGGCAGAGGAGCCACTGTCG ATGTTCCAGCCTATCATTTTACTGATTCTCATCCTGGTGTTATTTTCATCGCTCTCCTATGCCACCATCTTTAAACTAGTTTTCCTCTTTACTctcttttttgttctgtga